AGGTGGAGTTCTCCTCAAGTTCCTCTCAAGGCAGTATGGTGCCCCGGCTGACATAACAGGGGCGAAGATAACCAAAAAGGAACTTCACTGGGTCCCGGTTTACTTCTTCTACCTCCACGGGAGGAGCAGAAGATGGGGGAGCGTTGAGGAAGTCCAGTTCATGGGGATTCCGGCAGGTTCTCCCTTCGAGAGCCTCCTTCAGGGCTATCCCTTCCCGATTAGGGGGAAGGTCTTCTTCAGCGAGGACATTGTGAAGAAAGGCCGCTACTACGAGCCCGAGGTGTCGAGGGAGGAGGCGGAGGAGCTGGCTAGGGTAGCTTTGATAAACGCCCTGAAGGGCGAAGGAAGTCAGGAGGATAAAGACATAAGCGAGGAGGAACTTGAGCTCGAGGTTCGCTACCTCGGTTTGGTTCATTACCCCCTCTGGGAGCTCCGCTACGAGTATGGGGGCAACGAATACTGGGGCTACGTTGACGGAACCGATGGGAGGGTTATCTCAGCTGAATACCCGCTGGAGAGCGAGGCCAGGAAGAAGGCCACCGCCCTGGCGATGGGCGTCGTTGGAGCGGGTGCGGTTCTGGGTGTAATAGCCTCGGCCATCTTTGGAACTCCATGGGGAATTCTCGGTGGGATTGTCCCGGGCATTGCCGGGGCCTGGGGGATAGGCTCAAAGGGCGCCGTGAAGAAGAGAATAGTGAGCGGTGTCATGAAGGGTCGCTCCGGAAACCTTTACTTCCAGCCGATTTGAGGTGATAACATGGGGAAGGAGACCTCAATAGTTGAGAAGCTTGAGCTCGTGATTCCCGGTTTCCACGGATACAAGAAGAAGGAACTTTTGAGGGAAGACGACAGGCTAATCAGGGGCAAGGTCGCGGAGATACTCGGCCAGGCCAAGAGGGAAATGGAGAGGGCACTTCAAAGGTGCGCGATGGTGAACTGCCAGCAACTTATGGCCATTGAGAACCTAAGGAAGAAGCTCATGATGCTTGAGAGCAGGGTCAGACATGCGGAGGCAGGCTACCGCGGTTACTTCGACAGGATTAAGTTCAGGGAGGAGGAGATAAAGAGGCTCATAGAGTACGATGCCAAGATGATTGAGCTGGCCGAGGAGATACTCAACGAGGCCAAGAACCTGAACGCGCAGGTTGCAAATCCCCAATCCCTTGGAATGGCGGTGCTGAACCTCGATGACAAACTCGTTAACTTTGAAGAGGTTTTGAGCCAGAGGATGAGCTTCGCGGTGGGTGAGTGAGATGGTTCAGGTGATAGAATGGGTCAATCCCGGGGAAGACGAGATAATCTGGCGCTATCCAAATGAGGTCATAAAGTGGGGCGCCCAGCTGATAGTCCACGAGTACGAGGTAGCGGTCTTCATGCGCGACGGAAAAATCTACGATGTCCTCGGCCCGGGAAGGCACACCCTAACGACGCAGAACCTGCCACTCCTCTACAAGCTCGTCGGAGGAAGCAACAGCCCATTCAAGGCCACGATAATTTTCGTCAGCACCAAACAGTTTCAGGGACGCTACGGAGGAGAAACGCAGACGAGGGAACTGGCTCCGGTCAAGTACTACGGCGTCTACTGGTTCAAGGTTGCCGACCCGGTTCTCTTCATAACCGAGGTGGTCGGGGGGCAGAGCCTCTACGACGCTCAGGACGTTACAAAGTTCATTCGCGCTTATTTCAACGAAGGCATGATGAAGCACCTTTCCACTTACTCGATAGTTGACCTCTTCCAGAACCTCGACATGGTGAGCACTCAGGTTAAGGTAAAGCTGATGGAGGACTTCAGAAGGCTTGGCCTTGAGCTGGTTGATGTAAAGATTGAGGGCGTCAACACCACCGACGAGTGGCGTCAGAGGCTCTTCTGGCTCATGCAGACGGGCAACGCTCAGGCAGTGATGCAGATGGACACGGTAAAGCAAGTCGCTGCTGAACTCGGAAAGAGCCCCGGAGCTGGGGTGGGAACCGGAATGGTCCTGGTTCCCCAGCTCTTCCAGCAACCGGCCCAGCCCTATGCTGGAACACCCGCGGGGCCACAGCAACCCGTTGCTCCAGCGATGCAACAAGGCCAGCAGGAAATCTGCCCGTACTGTGGCAAGCCGATTCCACCAGGGGCGCGCTTCTGTCCCTACTGCGGGCACGAAATCAAGCGCTGTCCCAACGGCCACATAGTTCCAGAAGGGGCGAAGTTCTGTCCCGTCTGCGGGGCGAAGATTGAGTAATCCCCTTTCCACTTTTCCTGCCCTAAAAGGAGTTAAAAGGGAAAGTTCAAAGTCCAAACTTCTCCTCGATGTAAGCCATTATCAGCTCCTTCGTTGCGAGGAGGCCTTTAACGTGCGTTCTCTCCATGCCGTGGCTCGCATGGACACCGGGCCCAAGGAGGGCAACCCTGAAGTCCCAGCCGGCTCTTAAAGCTGCTGAACCGTCGGAACCGTAGTAGGGAAAGATATCCACGACGTGCGGTATGTCTTTCTCTTCGGCCAGCTCTATCAGTCTGGTCGTCATCTCGTAGTCATATGGACCGGTTGAGTCCTTCGCCGCTATCGAGACGGCCGTTTCTTTACCGTAGACGCCTTCACCGACAACGCCCATGTCCACGACGAGTAGCTCTTTAGTGCTCGATGGATAGCCTGCTGAACCCCCGTGGCCGACCTCCTCGTAGGGCGAAAAGAAGAAAGCAACTGGCAGTTTTTCGAGCTCGTCAGCCAAATCGAGAAGGAGGTCAATCATAACCGCGACGCTCGCCTTGTCATCTAAAAAGTGCGCCTTGACGAAGCCGTTGACGTACTCGAACTTCGGGTCAAAGGCTATAAAATCTCCTGGTCTGATGCCGAGCTTCTCGGTGTCTTCCTTCTTCTCGACGAGCTCGTCGAGACGGATGTACATGTTCTCCTCTTTCCTCTCCTTCTTTCCGGCTTCCCTGTTCACATGGACGCTCGGGTTCTTGAGGAGGAGCGTTCCTCTAAACTTCTTTCCGGAGCGGGTTATTATCGTGCAGTACTCACCCTCGAACGTCGGAAGGAGAAGCCCACCGATTTTTGTGAAGCTCAAATGCCCGTCTGGCAAAATTCCCTTCACCATCGCTCCAAGGGTATCAACGTGGCCCGCTATGACGAGCTCGGGCTCAGGATGGTTGCCCGCTATTAAGGCTCCTTTGTTGGTGTAATACGTTCTTATTCCGGCCTCGTTGAGCCTCTTCTCAATGTGCGCAAGAACCTCCCTGGTGTAGCCAGTCGGAGAAGGTATCCCCAGAATCTCCCTGAGAATCTCGACGACGCGCTCCATAGGAACCACCGTTAAGAAGTGGCTCGAAGGGTTAAAAAGGGCATCGGCAGAAGGTCAAGGGGACAAAAGCGCCCAAGAAATCTGGTAGCGGGGGGAGGATTTGAACCTCCGACCTCCGGGTTATGAGCCCGGCGGGCACTCCTAGCTGCCCCACCCCGCTGCTCGACCCGTTAGTTAGTCATTCGGGGAGACTTTATAAATCTTTCGGAGCGGGATTTATATTCCCTCCCGTCGTTCTTGGTTCGGTGGTGTCATGTACCTGACGAAGGAAGAGGAGCTTATTCTAGCCGGGGAATACGGCTACGCGCTCCAGAAGGCGATGGAGATACTGGTGGCACTCGGCGATATTTACGGTGCCGAAAGGCTCATTCCGATAAAAAGTGCCCAGATTGCCGGCGTTTCCTACAAGAACCTTGGTGAAGCTGGCCTTGAGTTCCTGAGGGACTTTGTAAACGCTGGAGCAAAGGTGAGTGTCTACACAACGCTGAATCCGGCGGGGATAGGCGATGAGGAGTTCATGGAAAAGCAGAGGGAAGTCCTGGACCTTTACAGGGCCATGGGGATAGAGGTTACCTCAACGTGCACGCCCTACTACGGGGCGAACCTGCCCAAGTTCGGCGACCACATAGCTTGGAGCGAGAGCTCGGCGGTAAGCTTTGCCAACTCGATAATAGGAGCGAGAACCAACCGCGAAGGTGGACCCTCAAGCCTCGCCTCAGCCATCGTTGGCAAAACGCCTGAATACGGACTCCACCTCGACGAGAACAGGAAAGCCACCGTGAAGGTAAAAGTGGAAGCGAGAGTAAAGACGTTCGTGGATTACTCAGCACTCGGCTATCACCTAGGAAGGGCCCTGGGCAACGACGTGCCCTACATAACCGGCCTCAAGCCAGAGAGTCTGGACTACCTCAAAGAACTCGGCGCTTCAATGGCGGCAACGGGTTCTATAGCTCTCTACCACGTCGAGAACGAGACGCCGAAATACAAAAACGCGATAGACAAAGAGCTGGAAACCATAACCGTCGATGATAAGGACATCGAAGCCGTTAAGGAGCAGTTCCAAGATGACTGGAAGGACATCGACATGATTCTAATCGGTTGTCCCCATGCATCCCTCCAGGAGGTCAAAGAGATAGCCGGGCTTTTAAAGATGCGGGGAAGGCCACTCAAAATACCGCTCTTCATCACCGCGAGCAGAGCTGTAAAAGCGCTCGCCGATGCCCTCGGCTACACGGAAACCATAGAGCGCTACAACGGCAGGATTATAGCCGATTCGTGCTTTGTTGTGTCCCCGATAAAGGGCTGGTACAGGGGAATAGCAACAAACAGCGGGAAGTCGGCTTTCTACTTCCGTTCCTTCGGCTTCAACGTCAGGCTGGACGATGCTGAGAGGCTCATAAAAGAGGCCCCGTGAGGTGAGACCATGAAGCTTAAGGGGAGGAAAATCGTTGGCGGAAAGGCAGAGGGAGAACTGATAGTGTCCCAAAAGCCCCTCTCATTTCTCGGAGGCGTTGACCCCGAGACGGGAATCGTCACCGATGCCGAGAGCGACATAAGGGGAAAAAGCATAGCCGGGAAGATACTCGCATTTCCAAGGGGAAAGGGCTCAACGGTTGGCTCCTACATAATCTACGCCCTCAAGAAGAACGGAAAGGCGCCAAAGGCCATAATAGTGGGAGAGGCAGAGACAATAGTTGCAACCGGTGCCATAATAGCGGGAATCCCGATGGTTGATGGCATAGACGTCTCAAAGCTCAGGACTGGAATGAAGGTTAAGGTTAATGCCGACAGAGGAGAAATCGAAGTTGAGGAGTAACTTTTTAACCTCCCTTTCAATTTTAACCTCGGAGGTAAAAGATGCCGAAGGGAATTTACGAGTGTCTCAATTGTGGATACAGAGAAGAGAAGGATTCAAGCGAACCCCTTCTTGAGCACTCCTGTCCCCGATGCGGGGGAGATATGATTCTCGTTGGTTACGTTACTGAAGATGTCACTAAAAAACCAGTAGAAGTCCCTTCATCAGGACAATCCGAGTTCATTGAGAATGAAACACCAGGCCTTCCTCCTGAGGTGAAAGCAAAAGTAAAGACATTTTATAACGCAAGTTTTGTAGGATTTGATGGAAGAGTGTTTGTCTTTGAAGTCAACGAGATACTTGAACCAAATTTTGAAAAGGTTCTAAGAGAGATGGAAGAACTAGGCTACTGGTGTGCACTAAAAAAACGCAATGGGAAGATACTCCTGTTTGTCTTCCCAGCGGGAGAAATCAAACCCGACAACAAATGGCTACCCTGGGTTTTTCTCGTTGCGACGATACTTACAACATTCTTTTCAGGTTACTTGCTGGCGGTAAATTACATTTCTGCTCTGGACTATTATGGTCTTTCCGGATTCAGAAATCCATATTTAATAGCTCTTTCCTTCTCAGTAAGTGTTATGGCAATTATCGGAACTCACGAGCTTGGTCACAAAATAGCAGCTGCTTATCATGGTGTTCGCGCAACCATGCCTTACTTCATTCCTTTTCCCTTCAGCTTAATTGGTACTCTCGGTGCAGTTATAAGAGTTAAGTCTCCGCTTCCAACTAGAGATTCCGCAATAGATTTAGGCGCTAGCGGACCAATAGCTGGTTTCTTAGTTGCAATTCCGGTTACAGCAGTCGGATTAAAACTCTCAATAGTTGTTCCCCCAACTGCCGTTCCTCAAACAAAGGGAGGTGTCTATTTCGGAACTAATCTCTTGTTTGAGCTCTTAACCAAAGCGATACTTCATGTACCAGATAATTATGTAATATTCCTTCATCCAGTTGCTATGGCAGGGTGGGTTGGATTGCTTGTTACATTTCTCAACTTAATACCCGTCGCTCAGCTCGATGGAGGCCATATTCTAAGGGCGTTTATCAGTGAAAAAATTCACAGGGCAATAACATACGTAACAGCGTTTGTTCTTATAGGGCTGAGTTATCTTTGGAGTGGCTGGCTTATATGGGGTTTACTCGTGCTGTTAATAGGCTCTGCAGGCAATCCAGGTGCTCTAGATGAAGTTTCTCCGATATCAAAGAAAAGAATAGTTCTTGCAATAATTGCAGGGATAATATTCATACTTACAGCAACTCCGAGGCCAATATGGACTACTTAGATTTACCTGCTTCCTTGAGTATTTGTTCAATATCGTAGTATATTGAATCTCTCGAAACGCCAAAAATTCTGGCTAGTTCGGAAATGTTCAGGACCTTAGGATTGTAGTTAAAGGCCTCAAGAACCATGGCTATTAATTTTCTGCGCTCTTTAAGTGTGTATTCTCCAATAGGCTTTTTCTGGTCAAAAACATTGTAAACAACAACTCCCACAGCATAAGTTCTCCTAGTTACTGGTGTTGTGTATGTTTTTACCTCAAAATCAACAATTTTACTTTTTTCTGGAATTAATGTGTTGAGCTTTTCAAGGGTTTTGTTGATGGCGTTGTCCTTGTTCCGACCAGACGAAAACTCAGCCCTTACGACTTTGTTGGCAGTAATGGATTTATCAATTGCCAATACCACCCCTAAATTCATGAATGCTCCAAAACTTAGGTGTATCTTTGCGGAATTTACAAAGCCAGGAATATCTCGTAAGATATTTTCTGACCTTTTATTGATTTCTTCTACACAATCTTCGATACTTGAAGATTCGCAATGAAAGCTTATTAACATACTATAGCACCTCTTGGAACCTTTGCAATATTGAGCATGGTCATACTCAGTATTGGGCAGAAAGATATTTAAGCTTTTTTAGTCGAAATTCAGTTGAAGTAAACCTTTGGAGGTGATAATAAATGATGAGAAAGGCCCAGGGTGCAATTGAGTACCTCTTCATGATTGCCGCAGCGCTTGTCATTATACTGATAGTTGTCAGGCAACTTCAGAACAGGGGTAAAACTGCTTCAACAACTGCAAACACAGCTGAAACATCAATAAACAACACCCTTAACAGCATGCTTAGCGGATAATTTCGTGTTCTTTCATACTTTTTGAGTTTTTTGTTTTTAAAAAAAATTTATAAACACTATTAGTAGAAGATCCAATTAGGGATGCGATATGAAACATAATGCTCAGGCATCACTTGAGTATATATTTATGTTTGCACTTGCACTTGTTGTTATATATCTAGCACTAAAGAAGTTTATCGATCCTCGAACCGGTACTATAAAAAAGGAAGGACAGTTTGTAAATACAACTATTGACCGGATAAAGACTTCATTAAACTCTATAATCTCTTCAGGACCTTGAGCTGAATAGAGCCTTCGGCAGTGAGTTTGTCATGAAAGACCTTGATTTTTCCCGAGAGTAGGAAGCACGATTCAGATGTACACAGAATCACATTGTCAAAAATACCATTTCTAACGGGTGTTTTGTTGTGTAGAATGACCCCAGGAGAAGTAATTGTTAGAGTTACATTATAAGGAAAAGCTATGGACATGGAGTTATTCCCAAGAGTTATCCTGCCTTCAAAAGTTCTGTTATGAGAAACAATTAACAGTTCATATCCATTATCCTCCTTTACAAGCTTCAAAAATCCCGGAGAGGGATTAAAGTTAACGTTAATTCTGGCTATACTGTAATATACTTGAAGAGAAGTTCCATAGAGGTCAACTCTCCACGGATATGGAGGAGTTCTAAAGGAGAACAAAGCTATTATTTCTCCATCTTTTAAGGACTCTTCAAATAACAGAGTACCATTTTGGAGGGTGTAATTAAACAATGGACCATACACCCGCTGAAGGGGTTTGTTTTTCATCATATTGAACATCCACGTATCATAAATCACGTAATCAGGAGAATATTCTCTGACTAAATCAACTAAGTTATATTTTTCAAGATATCCTAATCCAAAAGTATCTACCATAAAGGGAACAACAGTAAGCCGAAGATAATAGGCATCCATAGGATTAATCGAAAGATAAGTGCCGTTGAGGTTTTCTTGATGGATATATGACAAGAGGTCCTCTCTTAGTTCCTTTGTATGAGGCGCACAAGAAATTCTGAGAAGGCCCTTAGGGTAGTTGTAGATAACCCCGGCATCAATTAGAGCAACTAGGAGTACTATAGATATCAGGATTCCAAGGAATTTCTTCCAGACATCTCCGGTCTTTAAAGTAATCTCTCCGGAAAGAAGATATATGTAGAGCACTAAAAGTAGAGGATATATAAATCGTGGATTTGGAATTATAGGAGCTACAATTAAATAAAAGATTCCATTTAAAAGTGCTAACGCTCCGAGAGGTTTTGAAAATAAGAGTTTGGTGCCTAAAGCCTTAAAAGTAATCCACAAAATGATCAAAGAGAACAATGGTAAGTAGTAAACTAAAAGTTCCAATGAGGACTTTTGAATATAGGTGAGAACATTGTTTAAAACCCAGAAAATACCAACGAAAGGAAAACCACGTGTCCCTTGGGCAAAATAAGTTTGATTGACATAATTTCGTGAAACCATAATTCCTAAAGGTATCTCAACAAGAGCCTTTGAGAAAATAACAATTAAGGATAATATAATTATGTAGCTAAAAACATTACTTAAACCTTTCAATAGCATCTTAAAGGAACTTAAATATCGGATGTTAAGTATATAGACTGTTAGAAAAATCCAGAAAAACAAGAACAGCACACATCCATATATATTACCAATTTTTGCTATTGGGTGAATCCCTGGAACAATGAGAATTATCCTTGCTATATCTCTAGGCCAGATAACAATAATGCTTGTTGAAATTAATATCCACAGCATATATGCAAGAGGTAATACATATTGCTGATTTCTAGTTAAGATGTTTGGGAAATTCAAAAGGATCTTTCTCAAGGGTTCAGATTCATAGAAGATCAAAAAAACAAAAATTGCAAGCAAATACGGAATTAAAGTAAATTTGACAGAAGTTCCAAGAGAAGCTATCACCACAGAAAAATAAGAATATTTTCTTTTTTGGGTAGAGAGATATTTTGTTAAAAATAGAAGGGACAACACTGTGAATAGTTCAACCATGCTTTCATGAAGAACTAAAGTGTTTATTCGAATTGCTAATGGATCTAAAGCAAGAACTAAGGCAAACAGGAGACCAAGATTTTTGTTTTTAACTTCTTTTCCAACAAGATAAGCTATGAAAATCGAAAACAACCCTAAAATGAGAGAAAAAACACGACCCATTATATAACTGTCACCAAAGATTCTTATCCATCCCGCTAGGGCATAGTAGTATAGAGGAGGATGAACTGCGAAAATATCCCGATATGGAAGGATGCCATGGTTTATTAATCGAGCAATAAGAAGGTAAGTCCCTTCATCATAATCAACATAGGAGTTCATAACTGGCAGAAGAGGAAGCCTTAGTATCAATGCCAAAAGACATATCAACAACAGATAGAACGAAGATTTTTTCATATTTTTCACCCCAGTTTAATTTTATAGATCATAAGCACTCCCTTAGATTTGGTTATCTGTATTGTATTTAATGAGTTTTTTTGAACAGTTTCATTAATTTTCACAACATTAAGTCCCCTATTTAACTCTCGGGTTAATACTCTCTTTCCGTTGATACTTACATTAATTTCCATTCTTGTAGATGCAAAGAGGGTTAGATATATTTTGTCATAGTTCTTGCACGGGTTAAATGCTATTACTCCCGTCTTTTCTGAAATCCACGCAACATATAATCCTTCAAATGCAAAATATTCGACATAAAAATATTTTTTAGTAAATCCCCAGACATAATATTTGCCAAACTTATATACATTTCCCGGAAGCGTGCTGGAACATAAAAGAAGATTATGAAGAATTATCTCTCTATTTTTAGAAACATCATGAGATGATAAATCAAAAATCCAGTCGTTTCCATTAAGTCTTAGGAGCTTATATTTTTTGGCAAACTCCAAGGGATTTAAGCTGGGCGCATTTGTATCTATAAAAGCGAGAGTTTGAGGTAATGTCAAGTTCTTGGAAAAGACCTTGTTCACATATTCTTCAACAGTCTTATTCTTGATGTGGCATCGATCAAAATAGGGATCCGTGAGAACAAGATAGTTAGTTCCCTCAAAAAAAGGTAACCATGGAGATGAATCAGAATGACACGATCCAAGAACCGAGACAGAATCATAATGAGCTGAGATCCACTTAAAATCATTAAGAACCTCTGGAGTTACATAGAAGTTTGCTTCAGCCGAAACAATATCCCTTGCTGTCCCATAAGCTGGAACTAGAAAAAATGATGCAATTATCATACTATAAACAAACATAATAACCCCCCTTGCAAGTTGATTCTTGGAATTGCCTCTAAAGTGCTCTACAAGAAGCGATAAGGCATTCATACCAGCGCCGACTAGTACTGGAAAAAATGGCACAGTCCATAGGAATTGTCTTTCCATAGCTGCAGCACTATAAAATGGAACAGGCACGTTAAGAGTGAGCTTATCAATGTTTAAAAATATAACAAATAAAACAAACACAAAAATTGATAAAAGTTCAATTTTCTTTGAGGATTTTTTAAATATGTAATAGGTAAGTCCCAAGATGATCAAAAAGACTTCCACATAATTCCCATTTCTGATAGTTGCCCACTTCCACATAAAATCAAAGAAGGCCCAATTATCATGACTTGTTGAAACATTAAAAAAGTACGCTCCCTTAGCTTCAATTCCTTGAACAAGGATTTTAGTGAAATAAGGATTGAGAACAGCATAGGATAACAGAGGAACAAGGAGATACATAAAGAGTATTGTCCTGAAATCTTTCCGAATAGATTCTTTACCTGTTTTTAATAGAGTTTTTAATAGAATATATACTAATATCACGAACACATAGTTCTGAAAAGAGTAGGGATGAAAAAATATAGAGGCAGTTCCCACAATAACCCCAACCACGTTATAGGAAAATATGCTATGTCTAAAATCACTATTGTTAAGATATGAGGCTGTTAAAGCTAGCATGACCAAGAAAAAGTAAAAACTGACAAAATTTGGTTCAACATAGACAAGTAAGTAATAGTGGACAATGTTCGTAGAAAGTATAGCAAGGACCGAGTACATCGCAATTTTGTTATCAAACCATGTTTTAGCAAAAAAATATATCCCAAACACAAACAATAACCACGCAAGAGTTCGTATAGCAAGCATAACATCTGGTATTGACGATCCAGTAAGTTCTACTAGATAACTCGCGAGAGAATGATACCCCCCTGGATAAAAAACTACACTGGGGGAGGGAGCATCGGTTGGGAACATTGAATCATATCTCAATATATAGAGCACCTTTGTTGCATGAAAATAGTTATCCACGTTGTCTGCGGGATAAGTGTATGCGAAATAATGGATAGTTACCAAGAGAAATGCTGAAAGAAGAACAGTAATGATTTCCTTAAAGTCAAAAAACAATTCCAGATTTGGCTTGTTCCACAGAAGTAGTGAGGTAATAACAACAAAAAAAGTGTATGCCCAATAATATATATGAAGAGGAATATTGAGATCACTACTAACATAAGCCCCGATAGCGAGAACAGAAAGACCCAGAGCTGGAGAAAGTGTAATAAGTACGCTAAATGGAATTCTTGACCTCATTAGGAGCATTAAAATATTAGAACCCAGGATAAATGGAACAAAAAACCCTAAATATGGATTGTTTAAATAATACGCCAAGAGCACAACAACAATTGACAAAAGATTCCATAGTATAAGTTTCTTTCTAGGGACATGCATCATAAAGCATTAAAGGTAAGGAAGTCTTATAAAAATATACCCAAATTAAAAAGTTTAATGGGGTGACAATAATGCCATTATTTAGTTTTGGTTCCAAAAAGAAAAAGGTCAGACAGATGCTTGAATCGGGGCAGTTCGAGCTTCTAGTTCAGGAGGCAATAAAGGACAAAAAGGTTATGAACGCTCTTATAGAGCTTTTAGATGACTCTAACCCGGGAATTGTTGGTGACGCACTGCTAACATTTACACAGATCCTTGAAACAGATAAAAATGTCCTCAAGCCATATATAAATGATGAATCATTTAGAAAACTCATGTCGCTGGTACATAGCAGAAACCCCTATGTCAAGGAGAACGCAATGATTTTGTCATACAGTGTTATTAAAGAATTTCCAGAGCTCGTAAAGAAATATCACAAGTGGATTGTTGAAGAAATAAAAAGTACTCTCTCAGAATGCAACAAAGATGAAAAGGGCTTCCTCCTTGTCGTGATAGGAGAACTTGGACTGAGCGAGTTAAAACCCTTCGTTGAGGAACTCACGGGAGTTGAGGACAAGGTTGTCCTACCATTTGAGGGCAAGAAGTGGGTTCCCCTCGGCCAGATTGCCAAGGAAACACTCGAAAAGCTCTGAGGTGATTTCATGCCGGATTTGTTGCTCTCAGTACTCTTCCTTTTCCTTTTGGTTCTCTTCGGATGGGCCATCCTAGCACTGACAATAGCCGTCCTCAAGTGGCTTGCGGTTAACGCTATAGCTGGACTTCTTGTGATTGGCCTGCTGAACTTTCTCGGGGTAACCCATGTTCCCATAAACCTAATGACCCTTCTCGTACTCGCTGTCGGTGGAATCCTTGGAGCATTCATCTTGATAGTCCTCTCGGTTCTGCACCTTCTCTAACGCCAAACTTTTATAAGGGCCCCTTCTACCCAGAAACGGGAAGAGAAAGGGGTGATGCTCATGTCTCACAAATCAGCCGAGATGTATGAACTGAAAAAGAAGGTCGA
This DNA window, taken from Thermococcus sp., encodes the following:
- a CDS encoding DUF126 domain-containing protein, encoding MKLKGRKIVGGKAEGELIVSQKPLSFLGGVDPETGIVTDAESDIRGKSIAGKILAFPRGKGSTVGSYIIYALKKNGKAPKAIIVGEAETIVATGAIIAGIPMVDGIDVSKLRTGMKVKVNADRGEIEVEE
- a CDS encoding M42 family metallopeptidase, coding for MERVVEILREILGIPSPTGYTREVLAHIEKRLNEAGIRTYYTNKGALIAGNHPEPELVIAGHVDTLGAMVKGILPDGHLSFTKIGGLLLPTFEGEYCTIITRSGKKFRGTLLLKNPSVHVNREAGKKERKEENMYIRLDELVEKKEDTEKLGIRPGDFIAFDPKFEYVNGFVKAHFLDDKASVAVMIDLLLDLADELEKLPVAFFFSPYEEVGHGGSAGYPSSTKELLVVDMGVVGEGVYGKETAVSIAAKDSTGPYDYEMTTRLIELAEEKDIPHVVDIFPYYGSDGSAALRAGWDFRVALLGPGVHASHGMERTHVKGLLATKELIMAYIEEKFGL
- a CDS encoding class III signal peptide-containing protein, translated to MMRKAQGAIEYLFMIAAALVIILIVVRQLQNRGKTASTTANTAETSINNTLNSMLSG
- a CDS encoding site-2 protease family protein codes for the protein MPKGIYECLNCGYREEKDSSEPLLEHSCPRCGGDMILVGYVTEDVTKKPVEVPSSGQSEFIENETPGLPPEVKAKVKTFYNASFVGFDGRVFVFEVNEILEPNFEKVLREMEELGYWCALKKRNGKILLFVFPAGEIKPDNKWLPWVFLVATILTTFFSGYLLAVNYISALDYYGLSGFRNPYLIALSFSVSVMAIIGTHELGHKIAAAYHGVRATMPYFIPFPFSLIGTLGAVIRVKSPLPTRDSAIDLGASGPIAGFLVAIPVTAVGLKLSIVVPPTAVPQTKGGVYFGTNLLFELLTKAILHVPDNYVIFLHPVAMAGWVGLLVTFLNLIPVAQLDGGHILRAFISEKIHRAITYVTAFVLIGLSYLWSGWLIWGLLVLLIGSAGNPGALDEVSPISKKRIVLAIIAGIIFILTATPRPIWTT
- a CDS encoding aconitase X catalytic domain-containing protein, which encodes MYLTKEEELILAGEYGYALQKAMEILVALGDIYGAERLIPIKSAQIAGVSYKNLGEAGLEFLRDFVNAGAKVSVYTTLNPAGIGDEEFMEKQREVLDLYRAMGIEVTSTCTPYYGANLPKFGDHIAWSESSAVSFANSIIGARTNREGGPSSLASAIVGKTPEYGLHLDENRKATVKVKVEARVKTFVDYSALGYHLGRALGNDVPYITGLKPESLDYLKELGASMAATGSIALYHVENETPKYKNAIDKELETITVDDKDIEAVKEQFQDDWKDIDMILIGCPHASLQEVKEIAGLLKMRGRPLKIPLFITASRAVKALADALGYTETIERYNGRIIADSCFVVSPIKGWYRGIATNSGKSAFYFRSFGFNVRLDDAERLIKEAP
- a CDS encoding SPFH domain-containing protein, with the translated sequence MVQVIEWVNPGEDEIIWRYPNEVIKWGAQLIVHEYEVAVFMRDGKIYDVLGPGRHTLTTQNLPLLYKLVGGSNSPFKATIIFVSTKQFQGRYGGETQTRELAPVKYYGVYWFKVADPVLFITEVVGGQSLYDAQDVTKFIRAYFNEGMMKHLSTYSIVDLFQNLDMVSTQVKVKLMEDFRRLGLELVDVKIEGVNTTDEWRQRLFWLMQTGNAQAVMQMDTVKQVAAELGKSPGAGVGTGMVLVPQLFQQPAQPYAGTPAGPQQPVAPAMQQGQQEICPYCGKPIPPGARFCPYCGHEIKRCPNGHIVPEGAKFCPVCGAKIE
- a CDS encoding glycosyltransferase family 39 protein; translated protein: MKKSSFYLLLICLLALILRLPLLPVMNSYVDYDEGTYLLIARLINHGILPYRDIFAVHPPLYYYALAGWIRIFGDSYIMGRVFSLILGLFSIFIAYLVGKEVKNKNLGLLFALVLALDPLAIRINTLVLHESMVELFTVLSLLFLTKYLSTQKRKYSYFSVVIASLGTSVKFTLIPYLLAIFVFLIFYESEPLRKILLNFPNILTRNQQYVLPLAYMLWILISTSIIVIWPRDIARIILIVPGIHPIAKIGNIYGCVLFLFFWIFLTVYILNIRYLSSFKMLLKGLSNVFSYIIILSLIVIFSKALVEIPLGIMVSRNYVNQTYFAQGTRGFPFVGIFWVLNNVLTYIQKSSLELLVYYLPLFSLIILWITFKALGTKLLFSKPLGALALLNGIFYLIVAPIIPNPRFIYPLLLVLYIYLLSGEITLKTGDVWKKFLGILISIVLLVALIDAGVIYNYPKGLLRISCAPHTKELREDLLSYIHQENLNGTYLSINPMDAYYLRLTVVPFMVDTFGLGYLEKYNLVDLVREYSPDYVIYDTWMFNMMKNKPLQRVYGPLFNYTLQNGTLLFEESLKDGEIIALFSFRTPPYPWRVDLYGTSLQVYYSIARINVNFNPSPGFLKLVKEDNGYELLIVSHNRTFEGRITLGNNSMSIAFPYNVTLTITSPGVILHNKTPVRNGIFDNVILCTSESCFLLSGKIKVFHDKLTAEGSIQLKVLKRL